The Apibacter raozihei DNA segment ATGAATCAAGTATTTATAGATGCAGTTAAAACTAACAAATATATATGAAAAATATACTTTTGGTAATGAATAGGGAGTTTTTGACTCAAGCCAGAAAAAAATCCTTTATAATAATAACTATTTTAGCTCCTATTTTAATTTTATTGGCTGGAATAATAGTTGCTTATATGGTTAAAATTAATGAAACTAATTCCAAAGTAGCAATTATAGACGTGACAAATCAATTCTATCCAGAATTTAAAAGTGACGAAAAACATACATATAATTTTTATGAACAAAAGGATTTAAAAGCATTAAAAGATTCTTTAATAAAAGGTAAATCTATTGATGCGCTCCTTTATATTCCGGATGTACATGATTCTCTTTTCAATAATCTGGAAACTCATATTCAGTTTTACACCAATAAAAATCTTAATAAATCATTATTATTTTCCATTGAGTCTAATATCAATAAAGTTATTGAAAATAAAAGAAGAATTCAATTAGGACTTAAAAAAGAAGATATTCAGAAATTATCTTCAAACATTTCCTTAAAAATAATGAATTTAAAGGATGGTAAGTCAGATATAAATTCATCAGTTAAAGACATATTGGCTCTTTCACTGATGTATGTTATATTAATGTTTATAATCATATATGGTACTCGAGTTATGAGAAGCGTGATGGAAGAAAAAAATAACCGGGTGGTAGAAATAATTATTTCATCAGTAAAGCCTTTTGAACTTATGATGGGTAAAATACTAGGAACTACACTGGTAGCACTTACCCAGTTTAGTATTTGGATTATGATGACCATGGTTTTACTTTTTGCCGGACAGATATTTTTAGGAAAAGAATTAATGATGAATCCTCATCAAAACGGAATAAACGAATTAATTAATTATGATGCTCAGGTTCAGGTAAAAAATACAATAGATGGTCTTTTAGGTTTAAACTATCCATTAATAATTTTTGTTTTTTTATTTTTCTTTTTAGCAGGATATCTGTTTTATAGCTCTTTTTTTGCAGCAATAGGTGCTGCCGTAGACAATGACACGGAAACACAACAATTTATGCCGATAATTGTAGTTCCACTAATGCTAGGAGCTTACGGGTGTATTACTATTATAAATAATCCCGAAGGTCCTGTAGCTTTCTGGTTAAGTATGATTCCTTTTACATCTCCGATGGTCATGGTAACCCGTGCTTTTTATGGAATTCCGGCATGGCAACTTATTCTTTCAATTATAATTATGATAATTTCTGTTTTTGCAATGATATATTCTGCAGCAAAAATTTATAGAATAGGAATATTAATGTACGGTAAGAAAATCAGTTTTAAAGAATTGATCAAATGGGTAAGACAATCTTAATGAAACCTTGAATAAATCATAAATATTTGTAATCTTTACCTGTAAAATATTTATATATTAGCAAAATTAGAAATAAGATTATTTGCATATAATTAAAAACAGCTAAAATGAGTATAAAACTTCGTTTGATTATTTTGGTTTTCCTTCAGTTTTTTATTTGGGGAGCATGGATGATTACCATTGGAAATTATTGGTTTGAGACCAAACACTGGGGAAATATTGAATTCGGAGCCATATTTTCAACCATGGGTATAGCCTCTATTTTTATGCCTACTTTATGTGGTATTGTTGCAGACCGCTGGATTAACGCTGAAAGATTATATGCAATCCTTCATACACTTGGAGGAATTACATTTCTGGCAATTCCATTTATAGAGACCTCATCTACATTTTTCTGGGCAATTTTAGTAGCAATGATATTTTACATGCCAACCATAGCATTAACTTATTCTATATCTTATAATGCTCTGGAAAAAAATAACCTGGATATTGTAAAGGATTATCCCCCTATACGGGTATGGGGTACTATAGGATTCATTGTAGCTATGTGGGTTACTAACCTATCAGGGAATAAAGCATCAGGAAATCAATTTATAATAGCAGGAACAGTTGCCATATTATTAGGTATTTATTCTTTATCATTACCAAAATGTCCCCCACAAAATAATACATCTCAAAATAAATCACTGGTTCAGATTCTGGGACTAGATGCTTTTTCATTGTTTAAAAACTATAAGATGATGTTGTTTTTCCTGTTTAGTATGTTTTTAGGCGCAGCATTGCAGCTAACCAATGCATATGGAGATACATTTTTGTCTGATTTTGGATTAATAGGAGAATACCAAAACTCTTTGATAGTAAGATATTCTACACTTATTATGTCAATATCTCAGATTTCAGAAACCATGTTCATACTAGCCATTCCTTTTTTTCTTAAAAAATTCGGGATTAAAAATGTTATGCTTATTAGTATGGTGGCCTGGGTTTTTCGTTTTGGATTATTTGCATTTGGTGATCCTACTCAGGGACTGTGGATGCTACTATTGTCGTGTATAGTCTATGGTATGGCATTTGATTTCTTTAATGTTTCAGGTTCACTTTTTGTTGAATCAACGACTAATGCTAAGATAAGATCTAGTGCTCAAGGTTTATTTATGATGATGACTAATGGATTTGGTGCGATATTCGGAAGTTTGATTAGTGGATTTATAATTCAAAAGTTTTTTACTTTAGAATTTACACAGGTAAATGATTTGCTTTCATACTTACATACAGATTTGAACAATCCAGCTATTAAAAATCTCTTATCAGGAAATGAATTCGGAGAAAATGGTATTTTGAAAAATCCCGTTGAAATAAAAGAATGGAAAAATATATGGATTACGTTTGCCTCTTATTCTCTAATTGTAGCCGTATTGTTTGCTGTACTCTTTAAGCATAAGCATAAACCGCAGGATCAATAAACAAAATAATTGGTTAAGGTTTTATAATAAATTTTTGTGATTTACTAAATAACCATCCGATAAGGATTCCTACCAATATACCTGTTATAATATCCAATGGGAAGTGCACTCCCACATAAATTCTGCTGTATGAAACTAATGCAGCCCACGAGAAAAATAAATAAGTAGAATATTTGTGTTGCTTCTTAAATAAAGATGAAAGATAAACTGCTAAACCAAATGAATTTGCTGCATGGGCAGAAAAAAAACAATAATTACCTCTGCATCTATCAATAACTAATCGGAAAAGTCCATCAATTTCCTGATTTTTACATGGTCTTGGACGTTTTATCCAATGTTTAATTAATGAAGCAAAATTATCTGTAATTAAAATCATTAAGCCAATACTTAAGCCAATTAAGAGTGCCTTTTTCCATCCAAATTTTTCTATTACTATAATAAAAATCATTAGATAGACTGGTATCCAATAGTATTCATTGGTCATAAATAACCAGAATTGATCAAAGTTGGAACTTCCCAGATTATTTAAGAATAGGAATAGCTCAGTATCCCAACGTACAAATGTATTCATAGTTATCTTTTTACCGGGCCGTCAAAAGAATCATCCAGCATGTCATCAACGGTATTTTTGGAATCCTGTATAGTTTCTTCCATTGTATTTTTCGCCTCTTGTATTTCATCCTCAATTTCTTTAACAGCACCGCTCTCTTCAATTTGAGACATCACTTCTCTTTTTATATTATCAGTAGCATCTTTCATGGCTCTAACACCTTGGCCTAAGCCACGGGCAATTTCTGGAATTTTATCTGGACCGAATAACAATACGGCTACAAAAATAATGACAATAATTTCTCCGAAACTCACAATTTGAATTTTATTTTTACAAAGTTACATTTTCTAAATTATATATAAATGCACATAGTTTAAAATTATTAACTAGCTATAAATAAAAAAGGACTCAATATCAATTGAGTCCTTTGTTTATAATCTAGTATTAATATTAGTTTTTTGCTAATTTAGGTTCCGTTTCTTTATCATAACTATATTTAGTTAAATCATAAGAAAGAGCCGAAGCTATATAAATGGAAGAATACATACCAAATGTAAATCCTAAAAATAAAGCAAACATAAATCCTTGTAAGCTTTCACCTCCAAAGAAGAAAATTATTACAGTTACCATAATGGTGGAAACCCCCGTGTTAATAGTTCTTCCTAAAGTATGATTAATAGCATCATTATACAATTCTTCCAGAGTCATCAGGTGATGAACGTTATTTCTTTTATTTTCTCGGATCCTATCAAATACAATTACTGTATCATTAATAGAGTAACCAATAATAGTAAGAATAGCAGCTATAAAAGATTGATCTATTTCTACAGAAAACGGTATAATTTTAACCCAGCTAAGTACTGAGAATACACCCATTACTATTACAGAGTCGTGTAGTAAAGATATAACAGCACCTGTAGACATTTGCCAGTTTCTAAATCTGACAAGAATATAAATAAATATACCTCCTAAAGCTATGGATACAGCAATAATTCCACTTCTGACTATTCCGCTGGCAACAGTTGGTCCAACCTCAGAAGCTGATTGAATACCATACGGAGATCCTTTAACAAAATTATCTTTAGAATAGTTGGCAGGTAAAAAACTTTTAAGACCTTCATATAATTTTTCTCTTATTACAACATCTATATTCGGATCGTTACTATCCATACCGTATTTAGTTGTAATTCTTACCTGATTACTTTCCCCGTATTGTTTTGCATTAATATTATTAGATTCTCCGTTCTTTACAAAAAGTTTTTCTAAAGAATTTGAAATTTCTTCAGGATGAATATTTTTTTCCAGCTTGATTACATATGTTCTACCTCCCGTATAATCTACCCCTTTGTCAAAACCTTTAGTAAAGATTGATGCAATAGCAATTATCATTAAAATGAATGAAAAAATGTAAGCAAATTTTCTTTTTTCCATCCATTTGAAATGAACATTAGTAAACCAGTTTTTTGTTATGTTAGTAGTTAAAGAGAAAGTTTTCCCTTTATCCATAGCGCCATAAATAAGCATTCCGGTTATAAATATTGCAGTAAATAAAGTACAGAATATACCGATAACTAAAGTAACAGCAAATCCTTTGATAGGACCGGTGCTGAACAGCAAAACTATACCAACGATAAGGGTAGTAAGGTTTCCGTCAATGATGGCAGCCAGCGCATGCTTTTGACCTTCCATGAAGGCTTGTTTTAACGGTTTACCCAATCGTAATTCTTCCTTGACCCTTTCAAATATAATAATGTTCGCATCTACTGCCATGGCCATAGATAGAACGATACCTGCAATACCCGGAAGAGTGAGGACAGCTCCTGTAGAAGCCATAATTCCGATTAAGAAAAATAAATTTATTATTAAGGCAATATTTGCGTATAAACCAGCTTTACCATAGTAAAATAGCATCCATGCTAAAATAAATACATAAGAAACAACAATAGATAATAAACCATTGTTAATGGATTGTTGACCTAAAGTTGGACCTACGATTTCAGATTGAATAATTTTAGCTTTGGCTGGTAAGTTTCCGGATTTTAGTACGTCTACTAAGTCATTTGCTTCCTGTTCACTAAAATTACCGCTGATTATGGACTGCCCGTTAGGAATTTCAGTATTGACATTTGGTGCGGTATATACAACTTCATCTAATACTACTGCTATAGGTTTTCCAATATTTCTTTTAGTAAGATCTTTCCAGGTTACTGCACTTTCTGGACTCATCTGCATACTGATTTGTATACGGTTAAATTGGTCGAAAGTTATATGAGCTTCCGTTACAGCTCCAACTAAAGGTGCTTTGTTATTTTTTGTACCTCTTATAGCATATAATTCTAATTCGTTAGGAAAACGAGAATCCGGTTTTGAAGCCCATAGGAATTTAGAATATTTTAATGATACAGGTAATAATTTTTTAGCTTTATCTGAGAAAATTATTTGATTAACAGCAGCTGTATCCTGAATTTTAGCAACAGCTACAGCATTTGAACGGTTAGATGGAGCTAATAACGCAGATAATTTATTATTTGCAATTTTTTGATTAGCATCCATTAAATAAGCCCAGACTGAAGCTTGATCAAAAACTTCCCAAAACTCAAGTCTTGCTGAAGTTTGTAAAAGTTTTTTAACACGATCTGCATCTGTTACTCCGGGTAGTTCAACTAAAATTCTACCGGTTCCGGGAACCCTTGCAATGTTAGGCTCATCAATATTTAGTTTTTTTATACGAGCTCTAATTACATCAATAGCTTTATTGACTTTAGACTCGACAACACCGGAAATATATTTTTCTACATTAGCATCAGAAGTGTTATACTGAATTTGTCCGGATAAATCTTTTGTCCCGAAAACATCAGGAGAAGATAATTTTAAATCAGGTTGCCCTAATTCTTTTTTAGCCGATTCAAAAGCCTTGAAAAAGTTAGATGTATAGGTTGCATTAGATTTGACTTCCTGAGAAGTTGCAATATCCAGTGCTTTTCTGAATACAGGATTTTCAGAATTGTCTGCTAAATCTAAAAGTAAATCTTTTTCAGAAATTTCAAGCAATAAATTTAAACCTCCTTTAAGGTCTAATCCAAGCTTCATTTCTTTCTTTTTAGCATCGAAATAATTTAATTTAACAATTCCTAGATTCAGTGTGTCTTTAGCTAATTTCTCAAGCTCTGTTCTTTTACTGGCCTCAGTTCCGTTAGATAAACTATTTGCTTTAGATTCAATACGGTTAACATAAAATGTCGGAAATAATTCCGCCAGACAAATTAACGAAAGAACAATAGCAAAAAATTTAACAAATCCTTTTCCTTTCATTGTGAAATTTTAATATGTATAATATTTTTATTTTAGTCTGCAAATATAGCAGACTATTTCATGTCAGCCAATTATTTATAAGTTTTTTTTATACTGCTTTATAAATAAATAAGGAGGAATATTAACTCAATGTTAAATGAATTAAAAAAAATAATATTTGTATTTGAAAAATCATATCCATTTATATATTTGCATTTTTAATTTTATAATGAAGGAAGAAATAGAAAGAGCAGTTGAAGTCTTAAAACAAGGAGGAATTATTCTTTACCCTACAGATACAATATGGGGTATAGGCTGCGATGCTACTAATGAGGAAGCTGTAAATAAAATATATAAATTAAAAAATCGGGAGAAGGGTAAAAACTTAATACTATTGGTTGAGAATGAAAGACGGTTGCAAAACATTGTTGAAGTACCTACATTAGCCTGGGATTTAATTGATATGTCCGAAAAACCGTTAACTATTGTTTATGATAACCCTAAAAATTTACCTCCAAACTTAATATCTGAGAATAATACAATAGGAATAAGACTCACTAAAGATGAATTTTGTAAGAAATTAATATCTAAGTTAAATAAACCGTTAGTGTCTACTTCAGCTAACTTAAGTGGACAGCCATCTCCGGAAAAATTTGACTCAATTTCAAGTAAAATTTTGGAAGGTGTGGATTATATAATAAATTTGCGCCGTGAAGAAAAAAGTTTGTACCCGGGATCTTCGGTAATACAACTTTCTGTAGATGGAAAAATTAAGATAATAAGAGAATAAGAGAATAAATATTTCATGGATTTAACTCAGGCTATACAAGCACCTATATTTAAACAGCTATCAAAAATTGCAAGTGAAAAAAAGCAAAGAACTTTTGTCATTGGTGGTTTTGTTCGTGATTATTTATTAGGTAATACTGAGGCTGAAGATATTGATATAGTTACTGAAGGAAGTGGAATAGAATTAGCTACTATTTTAGCTGAAACTTATAAGCCTAGACCTAAGGTTTCCTATTTTAAGCGTTTCGGTACCGCTATGGTCAATATAAAAAATTGCGATATTGAATTTGTAGGTGCCCGTAAGGAAAGTTATACTCCCGACAGTCGTAAGCCTTTTGTGGAAAACGGAACTATAGAAGATGATCAAAAAAGAAGAGATTTTACAATAAATGCCTTAGCAATAAGTCTAAATGAAGATGATTACGGAATGCTTATTGATCCGTTTAATGGATTAAATGATTTAAATAACAAGATTATTCGTACACCCCTAGATTCTGATATAACTTATTCTGACGATCCTCTTCGTATGATTAGAGCTATTCGTTTTGCTACAAGATTAGGTTTCCAAATTGAAGAAAAATCATTCGAAGCTATAAGAAGGAATGCCGTACGTTTTGATATTCTTTCCAAAGAAAGAGTTGCAGATGAATTTAATAAGATAATGATGACTCCTCAGCCAGGTATAGGACTTAAATTGTTATTCGAAGCAGGGCTTCTGGAAAGATTTTTGCCGGAACTTACCGATTTGCAGGGAATTGAAGAGATTGAAGGACAGAAGCATAAAGATAATTTTTTTCATACATTGGAGGTAGTGGATAATATAAGTCAAACAACTGATAATTTATGGTTACGTTGGGCGGCATTACTTCATGACATTGGTAAAGCAAGAACTAAGCGTTTTGATAAAAAAATAGGTTGGACTTTTCATTCCCATGAATTTGTTGGTAGCAAAATGGTAGTTACTATATTTAAAAGATTAAAGTTACCTCTGGGCGATTCTCTCAAATATGTCCAGAAACTAGTACAATATAGTTCCAGACCAATATCGTTAATTACCGATGATGCCACTGATAGCGCATTAAGACGTTTACTTTTTGATTCCGGGGATGATATGGAAGATTTGTTTCTTTTGTGTAAAGCAGATATCACGACAAAGAATGAAAAAAAACAGGCTCAATTTAAAAAGAACTTTGAATACGTAGAGCGAAAGATTAAGGAAGTAGAAGAAAAAGATAAAATACGAAATTTTCAACCTCCTATCTCAGGAAATGACATAATGAATACATTTGAAATTTTAGAAGGAAAACAAATAGGAATAATCAAAGAAGCGATAAAAGAAGCAATATTAGAAGGAGTTATAAAAAATGAGTATAAAAATTCATTCGATTATATGTTAGAATTAGGAAAAAAATTAAATTTGAAACAAAAAAACTAAACTCAGTATGATTTATAAAATTAGAGTAATCCTTGAAACCGAAGATGACGTTTTTCGGGATATTGAGATTAAAGAATTACAAACTTTGTGGAATTTGTATGAAGGTATTAAAAGCGCTTTCAGTTTACAAGGAGATGAGTTAGCTTCATTTTATAAATCTGACGGAAACTGGAACCAGGGGCAAGAGGTTCCTTTAGAGGATATGTCAGATGAAGGTGATGGGGAAACAATGTCTGATGTTTATATCAAAGAAGCTTTTTCAAAAGTAGGAGACCGAATGCTTTTCGTTTACGACTTTATGAAAATGTGGTCATTTTATGTAGAATTACTGGATATAGTTGATAAAAAAGCTATAGGGAATTACCCTCTGACTGTATACAGATTTGGGAAAATGCCATTGAAAGCTCCAGATAAAAAATTCTCTTTATCTCCAGATATAGATGATTTTGGAGGAGTGGATGATGTAGATCTTGATATCAAATTTGAAGATGAAACAGAAACGTTTGATGATGAAGAAGAAGATACTTACGAAAATCATGATGCTGAAGCCATTTCTGATGAAGATGATGAAGATTAAAAAATAGAAATAACTTTTATTATAAAAGTTATTAAATCAAATAAAAAAGCTGCTAATTGATTAGCAGCTTTTTTATTTTAAATATATTTTTAAATTTAATGATTGTTATAATTTTCATCAAGTATAAAATCTTCCATAAATTTAGTCGTGTAATTACCGTCAATAAAATTAGAATCTTCCATTAATTGTTTATGAAGAGGTATAGTTGTTTTAACACCCTCAATATAAAATTCATCAAGAGCTCTTTTCATTTTAAGTATTGCCTCATCTCTGGTTGGAGCAGTAACAATAAGCTTAGCAATCATAGAGTCGTAAAATGGAGGTATTTTATAACCGGAGTATACATGAGTATCTATACGTACACCATTTCCTCCAGGAATATTCAGTCCGGTAATGGCTCCTGGGGAAGGTCTGAAGTCATTATAAGGATCTTCAGCATTTATTCTGCATTCAATAGAGTGAAGTTTAGGGTAAAAACTATGTTTCGGAACTTTTGTTCCCCCTGCTAATTCAATTTGAAGTCTTATAAGATCCAGATCGGTTATTTGTTCAGTAATTGGATGTTCCACCTGAATACGGGTATTCATTTCCATAAAATAGAAATTACGGTGTTTATCAACTAAAAATTCAATAGTACCTACACCTTCATAACCGATATATTCAGCTGCTTTTATAGCCGCTTTACCCATCTCTTCACGAAGTTCATCAGTCATGAAAGGGGAAGGAGTTTCTTCGGTTAATTTTTGATGCCTTCTTTGTACAGAACAATCTCTTTCAGATAAGTGAATAGCTTTTCCATATTTATCTCCGGCAATTTGAATTTCTATATGTCTGGGTTCTTCAATAAGTTTTTCCATGTACATACCACCGTTACCAAAAGCAGCTTCGGCTTCCTGAACAGCAGATTCCCATGATTTAGTAAGGTCTTCCTCTTTCCAGATAGCACGCATACCTTTTCCACCACCACCTGCTGTTGCTTTAATCATCACAGGATAACCAATTTCTTTCGCTATCTTTTTAGCTTCTTCGTAAGACCCGATAAGTCCTTCAGAACCAGGAACGGTAGGAACTCCAGCTTCTTTCATTGTTGCTTTTGCTGAAGCTTTATCACCCATTCTATCAATATTTTCAGGTGTAGCACCTATAAATTTAATTCCCATTTTTTGGCAGGATCTGGAAAAATTTGCATTTTCAGATAAGAATCCATACCCAGGATGTATTGCATCTGCATTGGTTATTTCAGCTGCAGCCAAAATATTTAATGGGTTTAAATAAGAATTTTTACTGGCCGCAGGACCAATACAAACTACTTCATCTGCAAATCGAAGATGCAGACTTTGAGCATCAGCAGTAGAATAAACAGCAACAGTTTTTATTCCCATTTCTTTAGCAGTCCTGAGAATTCGCATAGCAATTTCCCCTCTGTTTGCAATCAGAATTTTCTTAAACATAAATCAATAATTTTAAGATGGGTCTACTAAAAATAAAGGTTGATCGAATTCTACTGGAGAAGCATCATCTACTAAGATTTTAACAATCTTACCAGACACTTCTGATTCTATTTCGTTAAATAATTTCATTGCTTCTATAACACAAACCACACTTCCTATGCTTACCGTATCTCCAACATTTGTAAAAACGCTTTTATCCGGTGATGGCTTTCTGTAGAAAGTTCCGATCATGGGTGATTTAATTGTTATATATTTAGAAGTATCTTCTGTAGAAGCAGGGACAGTGGCAGGAGCAGAAGGCTGTTCAGCCGGTGCAGAAACCTGTGGTAAAGATTGTATCTGTTGTTGAGAAACCGATGGGGTATAGACTACTGAACCATTATTGGTTTTTATTGAAATCTCAAAATCCTCAGTTTTATAAGTTACTTCTGCAACATCAGATTTAGATACAAATCTTATTAAATTTTGAATGTCTTTAATGTCCATGAGCTAAAGCTTTTATTATTGTTTCAAATATAAAGTAAATTTGTTAATACACAAAAAAACCATTTAACATATTAATTAAATGGTTATATTTCTCAAATTGAATCAGTTAGATATTATTAATCTTCTACTTCTTCAACATTTTTTTCCATTACTACTTTACCTCTGTAATAAAGTTTACCTTCATGCCAGTATGCTCTGTGAAATAGATGTAATTCACCGGTAGCAGAACATTTTGCTAATTGAGGAACTGATGCTTTGTAATGAGTTCTTCTTTTATCTCTTCTTGTAGATGACTGACGTCTTTTAGGATGTGCCATAATTCCTTAAGTATATTTTTTATTTTTATTCTGTTTCTGTGTCACCTTCATCAGGTAGACTGTATTTTTCAATTAGGTCTGTATATTCATCTTTATAGCCTTCGGCATATCTGGGATGAATACGCTTCATAGGTATGGATAAAAGTACGCTTTCAAATATAAACTGGGCAATATTAACGCTATAAGCCCCCATAGGAATGATTAAAACCTCTTCGTTACTGTCATCAAATTCTTCACCGAATTTGACCAAAATTTTAATTATGTTATGAACAGATTCAACATAAACTTCGTCGGAAATATCACATTCTAATTGAACTTTTCCTTCTGTTTTAATTTCAAGCTCTAAAAATGAAGAATGTTTAGTAAGCGTTGCATCTACTTCAATTTTAGGCTCTTTGAATTCCTGCTCAAAAGTAAATAAATCAAAAAACTTTTGATCAGCAAACATCTTAAAGCTATGTTTACCAAGCTTTAAT contains these protein-coding regions:
- a CDS encoding ABC transporter permease, translating into MKNILLVMNREFLTQARKKSFIIITILAPILILLAGIIVAYMVKINETNSKVAIIDVTNQFYPEFKSDEKHTYNFYEQKDLKALKDSLIKGKSIDALLYIPDVHDSLFNNLETHIQFYTNKNLNKSLLFSIESNINKVIENKRRIQLGLKKEDIQKLSSNISLKIMNLKDGKSDINSSVKDILALSLMYVILMFIIIYGTRVMRSVMEEKNNRVVEIIISSVKPFELMMGKILGTTLVALTQFSIWIMMTMVLLFAGQIFLGKELMMNPHQNGINELINYDAQVQVKNTIDGLLGLNYPLIIFVFLFFFLAGYLFYSSFFAAIGAAVDNDTETQQFMPIIVVPLMLGAYGCITIINNPEGPVAFWLSMIPFTSPMVMVTRAFYGIPAWQLILSIIIMIISVFAMIYSAAKIYRIGILMYGKKISFKELIKWVRQS
- a CDS encoding nucleoside permease — encoded protein: MSIKLRLIILVFLQFFIWGAWMITIGNYWFETKHWGNIEFGAIFSTMGIASIFMPTLCGIVADRWINAERLYAILHTLGGITFLAIPFIETSSTFFWAILVAMIFYMPTIALTYSISYNALEKNNLDIVKDYPPIRVWGTIGFIVAMWVTNLSGNKASGNQFIIAGTVAILLGIYSLSLPKCPPQNNTSQNKSLVQILGLDAFSLFKNYKMMLFFLFSMFLGAALQLTNAYGDTFLSDFGLIGEYQNSLIVRYSTLIMSISQISETMFILAIPFFLKKFGIKNVMLISMVAWVFRFGLFAFGDPTQGLWMLLLSCIVYGMAFDFFNVSGSLFVESTTNAKIRSSAQGLFMMMTNGFGAIFGSLISGFIIQKFFTLEFTQVNDLLSYLHTDLNNPAIKNLLSGNEFGENGILKNPVEIKEWKNIWITFASYSLIVAVLFAVLFKHKHKPQDQ
- a CDS encoding phosphatase PAP2 family protein, translated to MNTFVRWDTELFLFLNNLGSSNFDQFWLFMTNEYYWIPVYLMIFIIVIEKFGWKKALLIGLSIGLMILITDNFASLIKHWIKRPRPCKNQEIDGLFRLVIDRCRGNYCFFSAHAANSFGLAVYLSSLFKKQHKYSTYLFFSWAALVSYSRIYVGVHFPLDIITGILVGILIGWLFSKSQKFIIKP
- a CDS encoding Sec-independent protein translocase subunit TatA/TatB, coding for MSFGEIIVIIFVAVLLFGPDKIPEIARGLGQGVRAMKDATDNIKREVMSQIEESGAVKEIEDEIQEAKNTMEETIQDSKNTVDDMLDDSFDGPVKR
- the secD gene encoding protein translocase subunit SecD — translated: MKGKGFVKFFAIVLSLICLAELFPTFYVNRIESKANSLSNGTEASKRTELEKLAKDTLNLGIVKLNYFDAKKKEMKLGLDLKGGLNLLLEISEKDLLLDLADNSENPVFRKALDIATSQEVKSNATYTSNFFKAFESAKKELGQPDLKLSSPDVFGTKDLSGQIQYNTSDANVEKYISGVVESKVNKAIDVIRARIKKLNIDEPNIARVPGTGRILVELPGVTDADRVKKLLQTSARLEFWEVFDQASVWAYLMDANQKIANNKLSALLAPSNRSNAVAVAKIQDTAAVNQIIFSDKAKKLLPVSLKYSKFLWASKPDSRFPNELELYAIRGTKNNKAPLVGAVTEAHITFDQFNRIQISMQMSPESAVTWKDLTKRNIGKPIAVVLDEVVYTAPNVNTEIPNGQSIISGNFSEQEANDLVDVLKSGNLPAKAKIIQSEIVGPTLGQQSINNGLLSIVVSYVFILAWMLFYYGKAGLYANIALIINLFFLIGIMASTGAVLTLPGIAGIVLSMAMAVDANIIIFERVKEELRLGKPLKQAFMEGQKHALAAIIDGNLTTLIVGIVLLFSTGPIKGFAVTLVIGIFCTLFTAIFITGMLIYGAMDKGKTFSLTTNITKNWFTNVHFKWMEKRKFAYIFSFILMIIAIASIFTKGFDKGVDYTGGRTYVIKLEKNIHPEEISNSLEKLFVKNGESNNINAKQYGESNQVRITTKYGMDSNDPNIDVVIREKLYEGLKSFLPANYSKDNFVKGSPYGIQSASEVGPTVASGIVRSGIIAVSIALGGIFIYILVRFRNWQMSTGAVISLLHDSVIVMGVFSVLSWVKIIPFSVEIDQSFIAAILTIIGYSINDTVIVFDRIRENKRNNVHHLMTLEELYNDAINHTLGRTINTGVSTIMVTVIIFFFGGESLQGFMFALFLGFTFGMYSSIYIASALSYDLTKYSYDKETEPKLAKN
- a CDS encoding L-threonylcarbamoyladenylate synthase, producing MERAVEVLKQGGIILYPTDTIWGIGCDATNEEAVNKIYKLKNREKGKNLILLVENERRLQNIVEVPTLAWDLIDMSEKPLTIVYDNPKNLPPNLISENNTIGIRLTKDEFCKKLISKLNKPLVSTSANLSGQPSPEKFDSISSKILEGVDYIINLRREEKSLYPGSSVIQLSVDGKIKIIRE
- a CDS encoding CCA tRNA nucleotidyltransferase; the encoded protein is MDLTQAIQAPIFKQLSKIASEKKQRTFVIGGFVRDYLLGNTEAEDIDIVTEGSGIELATILAETYKPRPKVSYFKRFGTAMVNIKNCDIEFVGARKESYTPDSRKPFVENGTIEDDQKRRDFTINALAISLNEDDYGMLIDPFNGLNDLNNKIIRTPLDSDITYSDDPLRMIRAIRFATRLGFQIEEKSFEAIRRNAVRFDILSKERVADEFNKIMMTPQPGIGLKLLFEAGLLERFLPELTDLQGIEEIEGQKHKDNFFHTLEVVDNISQTTDNLWLRWAALLHDIGKARTKRFDKKIGWTFHSHEFVGSKMVVTIFKRLKLPLGDSLKYVQKLVQYSSRPISLITDDATDSALRRLLFDSGDDMEDLFLLCKADITTKNEKKQAQFKKNFEYVERKIKEVEEKDKIRNFQPPISGNDIMNTFEILEGKQIGIIKEAIKEAILEGVIKNEYKNSFDYMLELGKKLNLKQKN
- a CDS encoding IS1096 element passenger TnpR family protein → MIYKIRVILETEDDVFRDIEIKELQTLWNLYEGIKSAFSLQGDELASFYKSDGNWNQGQEVPLEDMSDEGDGETMSDVYIKEAFSKVGDRMLFVYDFMKMWSFYVELLDIVDKKAIGNYPLTVYRFGKMPLKAPDKKFSLSPDIDDFGGVDDVDLDIKFEDETETFDDEEEDTYENHDAEAISDEDDED